A single region of the Amphiprion ocellaris isolate individual 3 ecotype Okinawa chromosome 4, ASM2253959v1, whole genome shotgun sequence genome encodes:
- the LOC111578000 gene encoding calmodulin-regulated spectrin-associated protein 3-like isoform X1, with protein MVDSPSAMKKTFSVPEIKPLDRYDFNRAKICASVRWLLSKSYGSAENVPVELREPFYKDQYEQEHLKPAVSKLLLSPEIYCRVQALLAQVHGVSLPASQGSLADNSALLQFLIKKGFAPKVQDVDVTEEDLSNSPIKTKAHLALIDSLMSLAAKDTVGRVKMAVEAEQMGVGAPWENSLLFWVNRLNQKLRESTEEEEPPKSQTCTDLQPVQESCQSTRWYWKLVPHAIAFCLKESGNKPPVIRYRKDKVQSKLTPTFPLVSAVKDLSNGCAIAAVLHYYCPSLLPLEDVCLKDTMSVADSLYNLQLIKEFCENSLQSCCPLAVEDLLYAPPTLHLNIMSFMAELLDWLEVKKPDFVQPLQPINLSDVSGLLDCTSPVSGNSNSGSPSFIFKQPFVPISSEVSPENKSWTKKQISRPLSAVTFSIPFGLDSDVDIVMGNPIDSVFRSVSTDSLTTGIPAMTTPMTSAGMTRVPYSPPEDLSHLVSASAPLQRSSWGPYAHTTPLGELPTIEEALQVVHTPGNKDRRKGRTVEKSGRGLLADRPEPRLRPEGAPAGFFLHSPEEDNPELSSSAPCRSGVLYRPVGGEVGDTERQGRGERRERSERSSDMSRDDDSVLRDGSVDSSEASDDTPRNAPGNIRPSNGRQGNHSTSNSPRMTSFAERRDNRRRHPAATGEDSASALTPTTPGTPHTPSTPAGAPGHQESPGPRGPEPGSEAWELGARLEEKRKSIEAQKRRIEAIFAKHRQRLGKTAFLQLKREQGEGGGEGAEEDNLTLEERLTRMEEQLKQEEEKEEKEKEKDAEKGKEKASVSNPPRLEKQVTFSIESKKGAEKEKGAEKPGEAVFVEYNEVVQKLSEALQSLQKDMQKLTEQQQQLMSNQRPRNTPKTTPKSAPRSNTKTPPHTPTKTPPRTPTRTPTRSTSKAWVIPSGPSPSASSPSRRSHGVTSSSSPKTIISSSCPAPRTKIHTSSTPRSPKHHPRPHHPPHPRPSELKFPPLNRVLTPTQNVDTLPHLRRVSPSKCQVQTSSSFRIGGPRTPQESPQPTQQPQPDESTSDTASSETPTQFSLELEQEDAEAVGGLPVLPQPRQDHPRATGGSSSGAPSECSFESETLSLSAAYSAGGEAGRAAGKQCSLVEVSLSSIGRPEGGSDEPTDEGQEFSSDSMSDHTESAMEPARGLPVEPLDPIEQLNLAMAAEDLPEEQTESKEEQERQTETLEPSGELNEVGTRGGIGFFFKEEVHSEGEMAQRRALLLERQQKRTEELKKRRQWYEQERENRPDKRVASPSNTPPVGTTSPSLTPPATPARRGDFTRGEYARRQQLRIMEDLDKVLKQKVPSQGKSSAKKTRSRPRSMTREETQLSLSPAKGAIGSKLTKVYSHSSLNLAATDEPGNNGSGPSKKTHSNRPDSPSGRVTPSKLVNQNGDKDWESGSNGTSPAPEYTGPKLFKEPSFKSNKFIIHNALSRCCLAGKVNETQKNKIVEEMEKSPANHFLILFRDSSCQFRGVYTMNPDSQELVRLAGVGPRTVSSTQVESIYKYSSDRKQFSAIPSKTMGMSVDAFTIPSNLWQGGGAAGGGGSRRASITKKAVISK; from the exons AGAACGTTCCTGTGGAGTTGCGAGAGCCATTTTACAAGGACCAGTATGAACAAGAACACCTCAAGCCGGCCGTCTCCAAGCTGCTTCTCTCCCCAGAGATCTACTGCCGAGTTCAGGCCCTGCTGGCTCAGGTGCATGGGGTCTCCCTGCCAGCATCGCAGGGCTCTCTGGCTGACAACTCCGCCCTGCTGCAGTTCCTCATTAAGAAAGGTTTCGCTCCAAAGGTCCAGGATGTGGACGTCACAGAGGAGGACCTTAGCAACAGCCCCATCAAGACG AAAGCCCACCTCGCCCTCATTGACTCACTGATGTCGCTGGCTGCCAAGGACACAGTGGGTCGGGTGAAGATGGCGGTGGAGGCAGAGCAGATGGGCGTCGGGGCTCCGTGGGAGAACTCTCTGCTGTTTTGGGTCAACAGG TTGAACCAGAAGTTGAGAGAAAGCACAGAAGAAGAGGAGCCCCCCAAGTCTCAGACGTGTACAGACCTACAGCCTGTTCAGGAATCG TGTCAGTCCACCCGTTGGTACTGGAAACTAGTCCCC CATGCTATCGCTTTTTGTTTGAAGGAGTCGGGGAATAAGCCACCAGTG ATCCGCTATAGGAAGGACAAAGTGCAGTCCAAGCTGACTCCTACTTTCCCTCTGGTCTCTGCGGTCAAAGATCTATCTAATGGCTGTGCAATAGCTGCTGTGCTGCACTACTACTGCCCCAGCTTGCTGCCTCTAGAGG ATGTGTGTCTGAAGGATACCATGTCAGTAGCTGACAGTCTCTACAACCTGCAGCTGATCAAAGAGTTTTGTGAGAACAGCTTGCAGAGCTGCTGCCCTCTCGCTGTGGAGGACCTGCTCTACGCTCCACCCACTCTGCAT CTGAACATTATGAGCTTCATGGCAGAGCTGCTGGACTGGCTTGAGGTGAAGAAGCCTGATTTTGTGCAGCCCTTACAACCCATCAACCTCTCAG ATGTCTCGGGGTTGCTAGACTGTACAAGTCCTGTCAGTGGGAACAGCAACAG TGGTTCTCCTTCCTTTATCTTCAAACAACCCTTTGTGCCAATCTCCTCCGAAGTGTCACCAG AAAACAAAAGTTGGACAAAGAAACAAATCAG TCGTCCTCTGTCAGCAGTGACTTTCAGCATCCCATTTGGCCTGGACAGTGATGTTGACATTGTCATGGGAAACCCAATAGATTCTGTCTTTCGCTCTGTCAGCACTGACAGCCTCACCACCGGCATCCCTGCAATGACCACACCGATGACATCAGCAGGGATGACTCGTGTCCCATACAGCCCTCCAGAGGACCTCAGTCACCTGGTCAGCGCTTCAGCCCCACTGCAGCGGTCTTCTTGGGGCCCCTATGCACACACAACACCACTGGGGGAGCTGCCCACCATTGAGGAAGCACTACAGGTGGTTCACACACCCGGGAACAAAGACCGGAGGAAGGGACGGACAGTTGAGAAAAGTGGCAGAGGATTGTTGGCGGACAGGCCGGAGCCCAGGTTACGCCCTGAAGGAGCCCCTGCAGGTTTCTTCCTGCACTCCCCTGAAGAGGATAATCCTGAGCTCAGCAGCTCTGCCCCCTGTCGCTCTGGAGTCCTATACCGGCCAGTCGGAGGGGAAGTGGGTGATACTGAGAGGCAAGgaaggggagagaggagggagagatcAGAACGGAGCTCTGATATGTCACGTGATGATGACTCTGTATTACGAGATGGCAGCGTCGACTCCTCTGAAGCATCGGATGATACTCCCAGGAATGCCCCTGGTAATATTCGACCTAGTAATGGTCGCCAGGGAAACCACAGCACCAGCAACAGTCCACGCATGACAAGTTTTGCTGAGCGACGAGACAACCGAAGAAGACATCCTGCTGCTACTGGGGAAGACTCAGCTTCTGCTCTGACCCCAACAACCCCAGGTACTCCACACACACCCTCCACCCCAGCAGGGGCACCTGGTCACCAGGAGAGTCCAGGTCCCAGAGGCCCTGAACCCGGCTCTGAGGCCTGGGAGCTGGGAGCTCGTCTAGAGGAAAAACGTAAAAGCATTGAAGCCCAGAAAAGACGTATCGAAGCCATTTTTGCCAAGCACAGACAGAGGCTAGGTAAGACTGCTTTCCTTCAACTGAAAAGAGAGCAAGGggagggtggaggagagggAGCAGAGGAGGATAATCTGACCCTGGAGGAGCGTCTCACTCGCATGGAGGAACAGTTGaaacaggaagaggagaaagaagagaaagaaaaagagaaagatgcAGAGAAGGGAAAGGAGAAGGCATCTGTTTCCAATCCTCCTCGGTTAGAGAAGCAGGTCACATTCTCTATTGAAAGTAAGAAAggagcagagaaagaaaaaggagcTGAGAAACCGGGTGAAGCTGTGTTCGTAGAATACAATGAGGTGGTGCAGAAACTGAGTGAAGCTCTGCAGTCGCTGCAGAAGGACATGCAGAAACTTACtgaacagcaacagcagctcatGAGCAACCAAAGACCCAGAAATACACCCAAAACCACTCCAAAATCAGCACCTAGAAGTAATACCAAAACACCACCTCATACTCCGACAAAGACACCACCGAGAACTCCAACAAGGACGCCTACCAGAAGCACCAGTAAAGCTTGGGTGATTCCTTCTGGTCCCAGTCCCTCTGCTTCTTCCCCATCACGACGTTCTCATGGTGTTACTTCGTCCAGCTCCCCAAAAACTATAATCTCTTCCTCCTGCCCAGCTCCTCGCACCAAGATCCACACTTCCTCCACTCCCCGCAGCCCCAAACACCACCCACGTCCTCATCATCCGCCCCACCCACGGCCATCTGAACTCAAGTTCCCTCCACTCAATCGTGTCTTGACACCAACCCAGAACGTGGACACCCTTCCCCACCTCCGGCGTGTATCCCCCAGCAAGTGTCAGGTACAGACCTCCTCTTCGTTCCGTATTGGTGGGCCCCGGACTCCCCAGGAGTCTCCTCAGCCTACCCAGCAGCCGCAGCCTGATGAAAGCACCTCAGACACAGCATCGAGCGAGACACCCACCCAGTTCAGCTTGGAGTTGGAACAGGAAGATGCAGAGGCCGTCGGAGGGCTGCCGGTCTTGCCACAGCCCAGACAAGATCATCCGAGGGCGACTGGTGGCAGCAGCTCTGGTGCTCCCTCTGAATGCTCATTTGAGAGCGAGACTTTGTCCCTGTCTGCTGCGTACAGCGCAGGAGGGGAAGCAGGAAGAGCTGCTGGGAAGCAGTGCAGCCTGGTCGAGGTATCGTTATCATCCATTGGAAGGCCAGAAGGGGGCAGTGATGAACCAACTGATGAGGGGCAGGAGTTTTCCTCTGATTCCATGAGCGACCACACAGAATCTGCCATGGAACCTGCAAGAGGACTCCCTGTAGAACCCTTAGATCCTATAGAGCAACTAAATCTGGCCATGGCAGCAGAGGATTTACCCGAAGAACAAACTGAATccaaagaagaacaagaaagaCAGACTGAGACTTTGGAACCAAGTGGAGAACTGAATGAAGTGGGAACCAGAGGAGGAATTGGATTCTTCTTTAAG GAGGAGGTACACAGTGAAGGAGAGATGGCCCAGCGCAGAGCTTTGCTGTTGGAAAGACAGCAGAAGAGAAccgaggagctgaagaagaggAGGCAGTGGTATGAGCAGGAAAGGGAAAACAG ACCAGACAAAAGAGTGGCATCTCCCTCCAATACACCTCCAGTCGGCACAACCTCACCTTCTCTCACACCTCCAGCTACTCCAGCTCGCCGTGGAGATTTCACAAGAGGAGAGTACGCACGGCGACAGCAGCTCAGGATCATGGAGGACTTGGACAAAGTACTTAAACAGAAAGTCCCCAGTCAAGGAAAATCTTCTGCTAAGAAAACCCGGTCCCGACCTCGCAGCATGACCAGGGAGGAAACACAGCTGTCTCTGAGTCCAGCCAAGGGAGCAATTG GCTCTAAACTGACCAAAGTCTATTCTCACTCCTCACTAAACCTGGCAGCCACAGATGAGCCAGGAAACAATGGTAGTGGCCcctcaaagaaaacacacag CAACCGTCCAGATTCACCTTCAGGACGTGTGACACCAAGCAAACTGGTAAACCAGAACGGAGACAAGGACTGGGAATCTGGTTCCAATGGAACCTCACCTGCCCCAGAATACACAG gtCCAAAACTCTTCAAAGAACCAAGCTTCAAGTCCAACAAATTCATAATTCACAACGCTCTGTCTCGCTGCTGCCTCGCTGGGAAGgtcaacgagacacaaaagaacaagatAGTTGAG GAGATGGAGAAGAGTCCTGCGAACCACTTCCTCATCCTCTTCCGTGATTCCAGCTGTCAGTTCAGAGGCGTCTACACCATGAACCCCGACTCCCAGGAGCTCGTACGATTGGCCGGCGTGGGTCCACGGACAGTTAGCTCCACCCAGGTGGAATCCATCTACAAATACAGTTCAGACAGGAAGCAGTTCAGTGCCATCCCATCTAAAACCATGGGCATGAGTGTGGACGCCTTCACTATCCCCAGCAACCTGTGgcaaggaggaggagcagcaggaggaggaggaagcaggagagcGAGTATTACTAAGAAAGCAGTCATTTCCAAGTGA